The following proteins are co-located in the Citrobacter freundii ATCC 8090 = MTCC 1658 = NBRC 12681 genome:
- the hypA gene encoding hydrogenase maturation nickel metallochaperone HypA: MHELSLCQSAVEIVQQQAEQHGVKRVTGVWLEIGALSCVEESAVRFSFDIVCQGTLAQGCELHIDYKPAQAWCWDCSQVVEITQHDAQCPHCQGDRLRVDAGDSLKVKSIEVE; this comes from the coding sequence ATGCATGAGCTGTCCCTTTGTCAGAGCGCGGTTGAGATTGTTCAACAGCAGGCAGAGCAGCACGGTGTCAAACGTGTAACCGGCGTTTGGCTGGAAATTGGGGCGCTCTCCTGCGTTGAAGAGAGCGCCGTGCGTTTCAGTTTCGACATCGTCTGTCAGGGGACGCTGGCGCAAGGGTGTGAGCTGCATATTGATTACAAGCCAGCCCAGGCATGGTGCTGGGATTGCAGTCAGGTTGTGGAAATCACCCAGCATGATGCGCAGTGTCCACATTGTCAGGGGGATCGTCTGCGAGTTGATGCGGGCGATTCACTGAAAGTGAAAAGTATTGAAGTCGAATAA
- the hybE gene encoding hydrogenase-2 assembly chaperone, which translates to MSEEFVGFQTAPKMQIQAAFEEVARRSMHDLSFLHPNMPVYVSDFTLFEGQWTGCVITPWMLSALIFPGPDQVWPVRKVSEKIGLRLPYGEMTFTVGELEGVSQYLSCSLMSPLSHSMSAQEGVRLTDDCARMLLSLPVSDPNAPQLNRRALLLGRRNCENA; encoded by the coding sequence ATGTCTGAGGAGTTTGTCGGTTTTCAGACGGCCCCGAAGATGCAGATTCAGGCAGCGTTTGAAGAGGTTGCCCGGCGTTCGATGCACGATCTCTCTTTCTTGCATCCGAATATGCCGGTATATGTCTCTGATTTTACGCTGTTTGAAGGGCAGTGGACGGGGTGTGTTATCACACCCTGGATGCTCAGCGCACTGATTTTCCCTGGACCAGACCAGGTCTGGCCGGTACGTAAAGTCAGCGAAAAAATCGGGCTGCGTCTGCCGTATGGCGAGATGACCTTTACCGTTGGTGAACTGGAGGGCGTATCACAATACCTTTCCTGTTCACTGATGTCGCCGCTTTCGCACAGCATGTCTGCGCAAGAAGGTGTGCGCCTGACTGACGATTGTGCGCGAATGCTGTTATCGCTGCCGGTGAGCGATCCAAATGCGCCGCAGCTCAATCGCCGCGCGCTGCTGCTGGGTCGTCGGAACTGCGAAAATGCATGA
- a CDS encoding HyaD/HybD family hydrogenase maturation endopeptidase — protein MRILVLGVGNILLTDEAIGVRIVEALEQRYILPDFVDVLDGGTAGMELLGDMANRDHLIIADAIVSKKNTPGTMMVLRDEEIPALFTNKISPHQLGLADVLSALRFTGEFPKKLTLVGIIPESLEPHIGLTPTVEAMIEPALEQVLAALRESGVEAIPREAAHV, from the coding sequence ATGCGGATATTAGTCTTAGGGGTCGGCAATATTTTGCTGACCGACGAAGCCATCGGAGTACGTATCGTTGAGGCATTAGAGCAACGGTACATCCTGCCAGACTTTGTTGATGTTCTGGACGGTGGTACGGCTGGGATGGAGCTTCTCGGCGATATGGCGAACAGAGATCATCTGATCATTGCTGACGCCATTGTGTCGAAGAAAAACACGCCAGGAACGATGATGGTCCTGCGGGATGAAGAGATCCCGGCGCTGTTTACCAACAAAATCTCACCGCACCAGCTTGGCCTGGCCGACGTTTTGTCGGCCCTGCGTTTCACCGGAGAGTTTCCGAAAAAGCTGACGTTAGTCGGCATTATTCCGGAATCACTGGAGCCGCATATCGGGCTAACGCCAACGGTCGAAGCGATGATTGAACCTGCGCTTGAGCAGGTTCTTGCTGCGCTTCGCGAATCAGGTGTTGAAGCGATCCCTCGGGAGGCGGCTCATGTCTGA
- the hybC gene encoding hydrogenase 2 large subunit: protein MSQRITIDPVTRIEGHLRIDCEIENGVVSKAWASGTMWRGMEEIVKNRDPRDAWMIVQRICGVCTTTHAISSVRAAESALNIDVPVNAQYIRNIILAAHTTHDHIVHFYQLSALDWVDITSALKADPAKASAMLNGVSSWHLNSAEEFTKVQNKIKDLVASGQLGIFANGCWGHPAMQLPPEVNLIAVAHYLQALECQRDANRVVALLGGKTPHIQNLAVGGVANPINLDGLGVLNLERLMYIKSFIDKLSDFVEQVYKVDTAVIAAFYPEWLERGQGAVNYLSAPEFPTDGKNGSFLFPGGYITNEDLSTYRPITSHSDEYLIKGIQESAKHAWYKDEAPQAPWEGTTVPDYTGWSDDGKYSWVKAPTFYGKTVEVGPLANMLCKLAAKRESTHAKLNEIIAIYTKLTGKTIEVSQLHSTLGRIIGRTVHCCELQNVLQDQYNALIVNIGKGDHTTFVKPDIPATGEFKGVGFLEAPRGMLSHWMVIKDGIISNYQAVVPSTWNSGPRNFNDEVGPYERSLVGTPIADPNKPLEVVRTIHSFDPCMSCAVHVVDVDGNEVVSVKVL, encoded by the coding sequence ATGAGCCAGAGAATTACTATTGATCCGGTAACCCGTATTGAGGGTCATTTACGCATCGACTGCGAAATCGAAAATGGCGTGGTATCTAAAGCATGGGCTTCCGGTACCATGTGGCGCGGCATGGAAGAGATCGTGAAAAACCGCGATCCGCGCGATGCCTGGATGATTGTGCAGCGTATCTGTGGCGTTTGTACGACCACTCACGCTATCTCTTCCGTTCGTGCAGCAGAAAGTGCGCTGAATATTGATGTTCCGGTGAACGCACAGTATATCCGTAACATCATTCTGGCCGCGCACACCACGCACGACCATATTGTTCACTTCTATCAGCTGTCTGCGCTGGACTGGGTGGATATCACCTCTGCCCTGAAAGCTGACCCAGCGAAAGCATCTGCCATGCTGAACGGCGTGTCCTCCTGGCACCTGAACAGCGCAGAAGAGTTCACCAAGGTTCAGAACAAGATCAAAGATCTTGTTGCCAGCGGTCAGTTAGGCATTTTTGCTAACGGTTGCTGGGGTCACCCGGCAATGCAGCTGCCGCCGGAAGTGAACCTGATTGCGGTCGCTCACTATCTGCAGGCGCTGGAATGCCAGCGTGATGCCAACCGCGTTGTGGCGCTGTTGGGCGGTAAAACGCCGCACATCCAGAACCTGGCTGTAGGTGGGGTTGCTAACCCGATTAACCTCGACGGTCTTGGCGTGCTGAACCTTGAGCGTCTGATGTACATCAAGTCATTCATTGATAAGCTGAGCGACTTCGTTGAGCAGGTTTACAAGGTTGATACCGCGGTCATTGCTGCGTTCTACCCTGAATGGCTGGAACGTGGTCAGGGCGCGGTTAACTACCTGAGCGCGCCGGAATTCCCGACTGACGGTAAAAACGGCAGCTTCCTGTTCCCGGGTGGTTACATTACTAATGAAGATCTGTCGACCTATCGTCCGATCACCTCTCACTCCGATGAGTACCTGATCAAAGGGATTCAGGAGAGCGCGAAACACGCGTGGTACAAAGACGAAGCGCCGCAGGCTCCGTGGGAAGGTACAACGGTTCCTGATTACACCGGTTGGTCAGATGACGGCAAGTACTCCTGGGTTAAAGCACCGACCTTCTACGGTAAAACGGTTGAAGTGGGTCCGCTGGCCAACATGCTGTGTAAACTGGCGGCCAAACGCGAGTCTACTCATGCCAAGCTGAATGAAATCATCGCGATTTACACCAAGCTGACCGGTAAAACTATCGAAGTGTCTCAACTGCACTCTACGCTGGGTCGTATTATTGGCCGTACCGTTCACTGCTGTGAACTGCAGAACGTTCTGCAGGATCAGTACAACGCGCTGATCGTGAACATCGGTAAAGGCGACCATACCACCTTCGTGAAACCGGATATTCCGGCAACGGGCGAATTCAAAGGTGTTGGTTTCCTCGAAGCGCCGCGCGGTATGCTGTCTCACTGGATGGTCATTAAAGATGGCATTATCAGCAACTACCAGGCGGTTGTACCGTCAACCTGGAACTCTGGCCCACGTAACTTTAATGATGAAGTGGGACCGTATGAGCGCTCGCTGGTAGGTACGCCGATTGCCGATCCAAACAAACCGCTGGAAGTGGTTCGTACCATTCACTCCTTCGATCCTTGTATGTCATGTGCGGTGCATGTGGTGGACGTTGACGGGAACGAAGTGGTCTCAGTTAAGGTTCTGTAA
- the hybB gene encoding Ni/Fe-hydrogenase cytochrome b subunit: protein MSHDPKPLGGKIISKPVIIFGPLIVLCMLLIVKRLVFGLGSVSDLNGGFPWGVWIAFDLLIGTGFACGGWALAWAVYVFNRGQYHPLVRPALLASLFGYSLGGLSITIDVGRYWNLPYFYIPGHFNVNSVLFETAVCMTIYIGIMALEFAPALFERLGWKVSLKRLNKVMFFVIALGALLPTMHQSSMGSLMISAGYKVHPLWQAYEMLPLFSVLTAFIMGFSIVIFEGSLVQAGLKGNGPDEKSLFIKLTNTISVLLAIFVILRFGELIYRDKLSYAFAGDFYSAMFWLEVVLMVFPLVVLRVTKLRNDSRMLYLSALSALLGCATWRLSYSLVAFNPGGGYHYFPTWEELLISIGFVAIEICAYIVLIRLLPILPPLKQNDQNRHEASKA from the coding sequence ATGAGTCATGATCCTAAACCGCTGGGCGGAAAAATAATCAGCAAACCGGTCATTATTTTTGGGCCGCTTATCGTCCTGTGTATGCTCCTGATCGTGAAACGTCTGGTCTTCGGATTGGGCTCAGTCTCCGATCTGAACGGCGGTTTCCCATGGGGTGTATGGATCGCGTTTGACCTGTTGATTGGTACTGGCTTTGCGTGCGGCGGTTGGGCGCTGGCGTGGGCGGTGTATGTTTTCAACAGAGGACAATACCATCCGCTGGTACGTCCGGCGCTGTTGGCGAGCCTGTTTGGCTACTCGCTGGGTGGTCTGTCAATCACCATCGACGTCGGTCGTTACTGGAACCTGCCGTATTTCTACATTCCGGGTCACTTCAACGTGAATTCGGTACTGTTCGAAACGGCGGTCTGTATGACCATCTATATCGGCATCATGGCGCTGGAATTTGCTCCGGCTCTGTTTGAACGTCTGGGGTGGAAAGTTTCTCTCAAGCGTTTGAATAAAGTGATGTTCTTTGTTATTGCCCTCGGCGCGCTGCTGCCAACCATGCACCAGTCTTCAATGGGTTCATTGATGATTTCTGCGGGTTATAAGGTGCATCCGCTTTGGCAAGCTTATGAAATGTTGCCGCTTTTCTCGGTATTAACCGCCTTTATTATGGGCTTCTCGATCGTCATCTTTGAAGGCTCACTGGTACAAGCGGGTCTGAAAGGTAACGGTCCGGACGAGAAAAGTTTGTTCATCAAGCTGACGAACACCATCAGCGTGCTGCTGGCGATTTTCGTGATTCTGCGCTTTGGCGAACTGATCTATCGCGACAAGCTGTCGTATGCGTTTGCAGGCGATTTCTACTCAGCCATGTTCTGGCTTGAGGTCGTGCTGATGGTCTTCCCGCTGGTGGTGCTGCGCGTCACTAAGCTGCGTAATGATTCGCGCATGCTGTATCTGTCTGCGCTGAGCGCATTGCTGGGTTGTGCAACATGGCGTCTGTCCTATTCGCTGGTGGCGTTCAATCCTGGTGGTGGCTACCACTACTTCCCGACCTGGGAAGAACTGTTGATTTCTATTGGTTTTGTGGCTATTGAGATTTGTGCATACATCGTACTCATTCGTCTACTGCCGATACTTCCTCCTTTAAAACAAAACGATCAAAATCGTCATGAGGCGAGCAAAGCATGA
- the hybA gene encoding hydrogenase 2 operon protein HybA, translated as MNRRNFIKAASSGALLLGAAPSISHAAAENRPPIPGSLGMLYDSTLCVGCQACVTKCQDINFPARNPEGEQTWSNNDKLSPYTNNIIQVWRSGTGVNKDQEENGYAYIKKQCMHCVDPNCVSVCPVSALKKDPKTGIVHYDKDVCTGCRYCMVACPYNVPKYDYNNPFGALHKCELCNQKGVERLDKGGLPGCVEVCPAGAVIFGTREELMAEAKKRLALKPGSEYHYPRQTVKAGDTYLHTVPKYYPHLYGEKEGGGTQVMVLTGVPYEDLDLPKLDDLSTGARSEHVQHSLYKGMILPLAALAGLTVLVRRNTKNDHHDGGDDHES; from the coding sequence GTGAACAGACGTAACTTTATTAAAGCAGCCTCCAGCGGGGCATTGCTGTTGGGCGCAGCGCCGTCCATCAGTCATGCGGCTGCAGAAAACCGTCCGCCGATCCCGGGTTCTCTTGGGATGCTCTATGACTCGACGCTGTGCGTAGGCTGCCAGGCCTGTGTCACCAAGTGTCAGGATATCAACTTCCCGGCCCGTAACCCGGAAGGCGAGCAAACCTGGTCGAACAACGACAAACTGTCTCCGTATACCAATAACATCATCCAGGTGTGGCGTAGCGGAACAGGCGTGAACAAAGACCAGGAAGAAAATGGCTACGCATACATCAAGAAACAGTGCATGCACTGTGTTGATCCGAACTGCGTTTCCGTTTGCCCGGTCTCCGCGCTGAAGAAAGATCCGAAAACCGGCATCGTCCATTATGACAAAGACGTCTGCACGGGCTGTCGTTACTGCATGGTCGCCTGCCCGTACAACGTGCCTAAGTACGACTACAACAACCCGTTTGGTGCGCTTCACAAATGTGAACTGTGTAACCAGAAAGGCGTTGAGCGTCTGGACAAAGGCGGTTTGCCGGGTTGTGTTGAAGTGTGCCCAGCCGGTGCGGTGATTTTTGGTACCCGTGAAGAGTTGATGGCTGAGGCGAAAAAACGTCTCGCGCTGAAGCCTGGCAGCGAATACCACTATCCGCGTCAAACGGTGAAAGCAGGCGATACCTATCTGCATACGGTACCGAAGTACTACCCACACCTGTACGGTGAGAAAGAAGGTGGTGGTACACAGGTTATGGTGCTGACGGGTGTTCCTTACGAGGATTTGGATCTGCCGAAGCTGGATGATCTTTCAACTGGTGCGCGTTCCGAACATGTTCAACATTCCCTGTACAAGGGCATGATATTACCCCTGGCTGCGCTGGCGGGCTTAACCGTGCTGGTTCGTCGTAACACGAAAAACGACCATCACGATGGAGGAGACGATCATGAGTCATGA
- the hybO gene encoding hydrogenase 2 small subunit has product MTGDNSLINSSGINRRDFMKLCAALAATMGLSSKAAAEMAESVSRPQRPPVIWIGAQECTGCTESLLRATHPTVENLVLETISLEYHEVLSAAFGHQVEENKHNALEKYKGQYVLVVDGSIPLKDNGIYCMVAGEPIVDHIRRAAEGAAAIIAIGSCAAWGGVAAAGVNPTGAVGLQEVLPGKTIINIPGCPPNPHNFLATVAHIITYGKPPKLDTKNRPTFAYGRLIHEHCERRPHFDAGRFAKEFGDEGHREGWCLYHLGCKGPETYGNCSTLQFCDVGGVWPVAIGHPCYGCNEEGVGFHKGIHQLAHVENQTPRSEKPDVNMKEGGNVSAGAIGLLGGVVGLVAGVSVMAVRELGRQQKKDNADSRGE; this is encoded by the coding sequence ATGACTGGAGATAACTCTCTCATCAATTCGAGCGGCATTAATCGCCGTGATTTCATGAAGCTTTGTGCAGCACTGGCCGCTACCATGGGGCTCAGTAGCAAAGCCGCCGCAGAAATGGCCGAATCAGTTTCTCGTCCTCAGCGCCCACCGGTTATCTGGATTGGTGCCCAGGAGTGTACGGGTTGTACTGAATCGCTGCTTCGCGCGACACACCCTACAGTGGAAAACCTCGTTCTGGAGACAATCTCTCTGGAATACCATGAGGTGCTCTCTGCCGCCTTCGGCCATCAGGTTGAAGAGAACAAACATAACGCTCTGGAGAAGTACAAAGGGCAATATGTTCTGGTAGTAGATGGATCTATCCCACTGAAAGATAATGGTATTTACTGCATGGTTGCCGGTGAGCCGATCGTGGATCACATCCGCCGGGCCGCAGAGGGCGCAGCCGCTATCATTGCCATCGGCTCTTGCGCCGCGTGGGGTGGTGTTGCTGCCGCTGGCGTTAACCCAACGGGTGCCGTCGGCCTGCAAGAAGTTCTGCCAGGCAAAACCATCATCAACATCCCCGGCTGTCCGCCGAACCCGCATAACTTCCTCGCAACGGTCGCCCATATCATCACTTACGGTAAGCCGCCGAAGCTGGATACCAAAAACCGTCCGACATTCGCCTATGGCCGTTTGATTCACGAGCACTGCGAACGTCGCCCGCACTTCGATGCTGGTCGTTTTGCGAAAGAGTTTGGCGATGAAGGCCACCGTGAAGGTTGGTGCCTCTACCATCTGGGCTGTAAAGGGCCAGAAACCTACGGCAACTGTTCAACGCTGCAATTCTGCGACGTTGGCGGCGTGTGGCCGGTGGCTATTGGTCACCCTTGCTACGGCTGCAACGAAGAAGGCGTCGGTTTCCATAAAGGTATTCACCAGCTTGCTCATGTGGAAAACCAAACGCCGCGTTCCGAGAAGCCTGACGTCAATATGAAAGAAGGCGGTAATGTATCTGCCGGAGCGATTGGACTGCTGGGTGGCGTAGTAGGACTGGTTGCCGGCGTCAGCGTGATGGCGGTACGTGAACTGGGGCGTCAGCAAAAGAAAGATAACGCTGACTCACGGGGAGAATAA
- a CDS encoding DUF2623 family protein, giving the protein MDNHFGKGLMAGLNASSADSARSVANFCADYKRGFVLGFSHRMFEKTGDRQLSAWEAGILTRRYGLDKEMVMDFFRENQSSTTIRFFMAGYRLEA; this is encoded by the coding sequence ATGGACAACCATTTTGGAAAAGGCCTGATGGCCGGATTAAACGCCTCAAGTGCGGACAGCGCACGCTCAGTGGCGAATTTTTGTGCGGATTATAAGCGTGGTTTTGTGTTGGGATTTTCACATCGCATGTTTGAAAAAACGGGCGATCGACAGCTTAGCGCGTGGGAAGCGGGCATCCTCACGCGTCGCTATGGACTGGATAAAGAGATGGTTATGGATTTCTTTAGAGAGAATCAATCCAGTACAACAATTCGTTTTTTCATGGCTGGCTATCGACTCGAAGCTTGA
- a CDS encoding methyl-accepting chemotaxis protein: MRLLKNLTIRIVMLAILGLFCLLWSGVGLFSLHSLSKISEGNDIDRHLVHQMTVLSQGNDQYFRFVTRLSRAMDVKMSGGTPDFAPAQQSLENMSKKLQEMKTLSPGPMDPEVAAAVLTKWQALLDNGVIPQMQLAKQGTLTAFAEHASTVTPALSREFGASAERFNATAGERLDTTRVMVDGKTSIIRTLIITAVILGIALLFFTDRYLVAMMVKPLGRIRQQFQQIAQGDLSHPIEDFGRNCVGQLVPLLCAMQDSLREAVSTIRSGSDNIWRGATEISTGNNDLSSRTEEQAAALEETAASMEQLTATVKLNAENAREASQLADTATETAGKGSTLVSEVVETMDGIAASSKQIAEITSVINSIAFQTNILALNAAVEAARAGEQGRGFAVVAGEVRNLASRSAGAAKEIETLIGESSRRVDQGARLVKETGLTMEAILRGATEVTVIMKQIASASEEQNKGISQVSVAITQMDSVTQQNAALVEQVSAAAVALERQTEELQRSVQQFRLSANDVQYAAANTASPSADSKTSAAAKTDEWVSF, encoded by the coding sequence ATGCGTTTGCTGAAAAACTTAACTATTCGTATTGTCATGTTGGCAATACTGGGACTTTTCTGCCTGCTCTGGTCGGGCGTGGGTTTATTCAGTCTTCATTCGTTATCAAAAATATCTGAAGGCAATGATATTGACCGCCATCTTGTCCATCAGATGACGGTTCTCAGTCAGGGTAACGATCAGTACTTTCGCTTCGTAACGCGCTTAAGTCGCGCCATGGATGTCAAAATGAGCGGCGGAACGCCTGATTTTGCGCCGGCGCAGCAGTCCCTGGAGAATATGAGTAAAAAACTCCAGGAGATGAAAACATTGTCTCCAGGCCCCATGGATCCGGAAGTTGCCGCGGCGGTACTGACGAAGTGGCAGGCGCTGCTGGACAATGGCGTGATCCCGCAAATGCAGTTGGCAAAGCAGGGCACGCTCACGGCCTTTGCGGAACATGCCAGTACCGTTACGCCAGCGTTGAGCCGTGAATTTGGCGCCAGTGCCGAGCGTTTTAACGCCACGGCAGGAGAGCGGCTTGATACCACCCGCGTGATGGTCGATGGCAAAACGTCTATCATCCGAACTTTAATTATTACTGCTGTTATCCTCGGTATTGCCCTACTGTTCTTTACCGACCGTTACCTCGTCGCCATGATGGTGAAACCTCTGGGACGCATCCGTCAGCAGTTCCAGCAGATTGCGCAGGGCGATCTCAGCCATCCCATTGAAGATTTTGGTCGTAACTGTGTGGGTCAACTGGTGCCGTTACTGTGCGCGATGCAGGACAGCCTGCGCGAAGCCGTCAGTACCATCCGTTCAGGTAGTGACAACATCTGGCGAGGGGCGACGGAAATTTCCACCGGTAATAACGATCTCTCCTCACGTACTGAAGAGCAGGCCGCGGCGCTGGAAGAGACCGCTGCCAGCATGGAGCAACTGACCGCAACGGTAAAACTGAACGCTGAAAATGCGCGTGAAGCCAGCCAGCTTGCCGATACGGCCACAGAAACGGCAGGTAAAGGGAGCACGCTGGTTTCAGAAGTGGTTGAGACGATGGATGGTATTGCCGCCAGCTCTAAACAGATCGCGGAAATCACGTCAGTTATTAATAGTATTGCTTTCCAGACCAATATTCTGGCGCTGAACGCCGCAGTTGAAGCTGCCAGGGCAGGCGAGCAGGGGCGCGGTTTTGCCGTCGTTGCCGGTGAAGTACGCAACCTTGCCAGTCGCAGCGCCGGAGCGGCGAAAGAGATTGAGACGCTAATTGGCGAGTCATCCCGTCGTGTCGACCAGGGGGCTCGTCTGGTTAAAGAAACGGGATTAACCATGGAGGCAATTCTGCGCGGCGCCACCGAAGTGACGGTCATCATGAAGCAAATTGCCTCAGCCTCGGAAGAACAGAATAAGGGCATCTCGCAGGTGAGCGTGGCGATCACGCAGATGGACAGCGTAACGCAACAGAACGCTGCATTGGTAGAGCAAGTCTCCGCCGCTGCCGTGGCGTTGGAAAGACAAACAGAGGAACTGCAACGCTCGGTGCAACAGTTCCGCCTCTCAGCGAATGATGTGCAATACGCCGCTGCTAATACTGCTTCCCCTTCAGCAGACAGCAAAACGTCTGCGGCAGCTAAAACGGATGAATGGGTGTCCTTTTAA
- the yghX gene encoding YghX family hydrolase: protein MPRLTAKDFPQELLDYYDYYAHGKITKREFLNMAAKYAVGGMTALALFNLLKPNYALATQVEFTDPDILAEYITYPSPEGHGDVRGYLVKPTKVTRKVPAVVVVHENRGLNPYIEDVARRVAKAGFMALAPDGLSSVGGYPGNDDKGRELQQQVDPVKLMNDFFAAIEFMQHYSGTTGKVGITGFCYGGGVSNAAAVAFPELACAVPFYGRQVPASDVPKISAPLLLHYAQLDTRINEGWPAYEAALKANKKVYEAYIYPGVNHGFHNDSTPRYDKATAELAWERTLAWFDKYLR from the coding sequence ATGCCGCGTTTGACTGCCAAAGATTTTCCGCAAGAACTGCTCGATTACTATGACTATTACGCTCATGGCAAAATAACGAAACGCGAGTTTCTCAATATGGCAGCGAAATATGCAGTGGGTGGCATGACGGCATTGGCCTTATTCAATTTATTGAAACCCAACTACGCTCTCGCAACGCAGGTAGAATTTACCGATCCCGATATTCTGGCGGAATATATTACCTATCCCTCGCCTGAAGGTCATGGTGACGTGCGGGGGTATTTGGTTAAACCAACGAAGGTGACGCGGAAAGTTCCGGCGGTGGTGGTAGTGCATGAGAATCGTGGGCTGAATCCGTATATTGAAGATGTGGCGCGACGGGTGGCGAAGGCGGGCTTTATGGCACTCGCGCCTGATGGGTTAAGTTCGGTAGGGGGATACCCAGGCAATGATGATAAAGGTCGGGAATTGCAGCAGCAGGTTGACCCCGTAAAGTTAATGAACGACTTTTTTGCCGCCATTGAATTTATGCAGCATTATTCAGGGACGACGGGAAAGGTAGGTATCACCGGATTTTGCTATGGTGGTGGTGTGTCGAATGCCGCAGCTGTGGCTTTCCCTGAACTGGCCTGCGCGGTGCCTTTTTATGGGCGTCAGGTTCCTGCATCAGATGTCCCTAAAATAAGCGCGCCTTTATTACTGCACTATGCGCAATTAGATACCCGAATTAATGAGGGATGGCCTGCATATGAAGCGGCGCTAAAGGCGAATAAGAAAGTCTATGAAGCATATATCTACCCCGGTGTTAATCATGGCTTTCACAATGATTCTACCCCTCGTTATGATAAAGCTACCGCTGAATTAGCCTGGGAACGTACCCTTGCGTGGTTTGATAAATATTTGCGATAG
- a CDS encoding aldo/keto reductase, with the protein MAWFANPERYEQMLYRYCGRSGLRLPALSLGLWHSFGHVQALDSQRALLRKAFDLGITHFDLANNYGPPPGSAEENFGRLLREDFAHYRDELIISTKAGYDMWPGPYGSGGSRKYLLASLDQSLKRMGLDYVDIFYSHRVDENTPMEETASALAHAVQSGKALYVGISSYSPERTQKMAELMREWKIPLLIHQPSYNLLNRWVNSSGLLDTLESNGMGCIAFTPLAQGLLTGKYLNGIPEGSRMQREGKKVRGLTENMLTEENLNSLRLLNEMAQQRGQSMAQMALSWLLKDNRVTSVLIGASRPEQLEENVQALANLTFSTEELAQIDKHVADGKLNLWQASSDK; encoded by the coding sequence ATGGCCTGGTTTGCCAATCCTGAACGTTACGAACAGATGCTCTATCGCTACTGTGGGCGCAGCGGTTTGCGCTTACCCGCTCTATCGCTGGGTTTATGGCACAGTTTTGGGCACGTTCAGGCGCTGGATTCACAGCGAGCCCTGTTGCGTAAAGCATTTGATTTAGGCATCACGCATTTTGATTTAGCCAATAACTATGGGCCGCCACCAGGCAGCGCAGAAGAGAATTTTGGCCGATTACTGCGCGAGGATTTTGCACACTATCGCGATGAACTGATTATCTCCACCAAGGCAGGCTATGACATGTGGCCAGGGCCATACGGTTCTGGCGGTTCGCGCAAATACCTGCTCGCCAGCCTCGATCAGAGCCTGAAACGCATGGGCCTCGACTATGTCGATATCTTCTACTCGCACCGCGTCGACGAAAATACGCCAATGGAAGAGACCGCCTCAGCCCTGGCCCACGCCGTACAGAGCGGCAAAGCGCTGTATGTCGGCATCTCATCCTATTCGCCAGAGCGTACGCAGAAAATGGCCGAGCTGATGCGGGAATGGAAAATTCCCCTGCTGATCCACCAACCGTCTTACAACCTGCTTAACCGCTGGGTAAACAGCAGCGGCCTGCTGGATACGCTGGAATCCAATGGCATGGGCTGCATCGCCTTTACGCCACTGGCTCAGGGACTGCTGACGGGGAAATACCTCAACGGCATTCCGGAAGGTTCACGCATGCAGCGTGAAGGGAAAAAAGTTCGTGGGCTGACGGAAAATATGCTGACGGAAGAAAATCTTAACAGCCTGCGGTTGCTCAATGAGATGGCGCAACAGCGTGGACAGTCGATGGCACAAATGGCCTTAAGCTGGCTGCTAAAAGACAACCGGGTGACTTCGGTATTAATTGGCGCCAGTCGACCGGAGCAACTGGAGGAAAACGTTCAGGCGTTGGCGAATCTGACGTTCAGCACCGAAGAACTGGCGCAGATCGATAAGCACGTCGCGGACGGTAAGCTGAACCTGTGGCAGGCCTCATCTGACAAATAG